The proteins below come from a single Aegilops tauschii subsp. strangulata cultivar AL8/78 chromosome 6, Aet v6.0, whole genome shotgun sequence genomic window:
- the LOC109753836 gene encoding transcription factor MYB17, with protein sequence MGRAPCCDRKGLKKGPWTPEEDKQLVDFIQANGHGSWRLLPKLAELNRCGKSCRLRWTNYLRPDIKRGPFTAEEQKSIVQLHGIVGNKWSMIAAQLPGRTDNEIKNYWNTHLKKQLRRMGLDEPPPGPTAGCPAARHMAQWETARLEAEARLSLLSSSGAAATATTSGSASSSSTAAAGAAVAERAKPADVFLRLWNSDIGSSFRKAAAPVSVKEEEAVVPGDDSSAASNEMDAAAAEYQMFLDFAGEELGLFHGRHGGFSLFPPLDVLAEASLDTAF encoded by the exons ATGGGGAGGGCGCCGTGCTGCGACAGGAAGGGTCTCAAGAAGGGGCCGTGGACGCCGGAGGAGGACAAACAGCTCGTCGACTTCATCCAGGCCAACGGCCATGGCAGCTGGCGCCTGCTCCCCAAACTCGCAG AGCTGAACCGGTGCGGCAAGAGCTGCCGGCTACGGTGGACGAACTACCTGCGGCCGGACATCAAGCGCGGGCCCTTCACCGCCGAGGAGCAGAAGTCCATCGTCCAGCTCCACGGCATCGTCGGGAACAA GTGGTCCATGATCGCGGCGCAGCTGCCCGGCCGGACGGACAACGAGATCAAGAACTACTGGAACACGCACCTCAAGAAGCAGCTCCGCCGGATGGGCCTCGACGAGCCCCCGCCCGGCCCGACCGCCGGCTGCCCCGCCGCGCGCCACATGGCGCAGTGGGAGACCGCGCGCCTGGAGGCCGAGGCGCGCCTCTcgctcctctcctcctccggcgccgcggCGACGGCCACCACCTCCGGCTCCGCGTCCTCTTCATCGACCGCGGCCGCCGGCGCCGCGGTGGCCGAACGCGCGAAGCCCGCCGACGTCTTCCTGCGCCTGTGGAACTCCGATATCGGGAGCTCTTTCCGCAAAGCGGCCGCGCcagtgtccgtcaaggaggaggaggcTGTGGTGCCGGGGGACGACTCCTCGGCGGCGTCCAACGAGATGGACGCGGCGGCGGCCGAGTACCAGATGTTCCTCGACTTCGCCGGCGAGGAGCTGGGTCTGTTCCACGGCCGGCACGGCGGCTTCTCGCTGTTCCCGCCGCTCGACGTGCTCGCCGAGGCGTCCCTGGACACGGCGTTCTAG